From a single Collibacillus ludicampi genomic region:
- a CDS encoding enoyl-CoA hydratase-related protein — translation MDYEFIRVARDQAVGIITLHRPEVLNALNLKLVDELVEALENMDRDDSVRTIVLTGNEKAFAAGADIDEMADETAISMLLKDQFTVWDRIATINKPIIAAVSGYVLGGGCELMMNCDIVIASETTKIGQPEINLGVMPGAGGTQRLTKMVGKVKAMEMLLTGSPISAEEALRYGLVNKVVPVEMYLQEAVTLAKKIAAKPPLAVRLIKKSVLKAIDNPLSEGLAYERNCFYLLFASEDQTEGMRAFVEKRKPKFTGR, via the coding sequence ATGGACTACGAATTCATACGAGTTGCAAGAGATCAAGCCGTGGGGATTATCACATTGCATCGTCCTGAGGTTCTCAATGCACTAAACCTCAAACTGGTCGACGAATTGGTAGAAGCGTTGGAAAACATGGATCGAGACGATTCGGTTCGTACCATCGTTCTCACAGGTAATGAGAAAGCGTTTGCGGCCGGGGCCGATATCGATGAAATGGCCGATGAAACAGCCATTTCCATGTTGCTGAAAGACCAGTTTACGGTGTGGGATCGGATCGCCACAATCAATAAGCCTATCATCGCTGCTGTCAGTGGATATGTTCTCGGTGGCGGTTGTGAACTGATGATGAATTGCGATATCGTCATCGCTTCCGAAACAACAAAAATTGGACAACCGGAAATCAATCTGGGGGTCATGCCGGGCGCAGGAGGAACTCAACGATTGACCAAAATGGTCGGAAAAGTCAAGGCGATGGAGATGCTGTTGACAGGTTCACCGATTTCCGCCGAAGAAGCGCTTCGTTACGGCTTGGTCAACAAAGTTGTTCCTGTCGAGATGTATTTGCAAGAAGCAGTCACATTGGCCAAGAAGATCGCTGCTAAACCACCTCTAGCGGTGCGTTTGATCAAAAAATCCGTCTTAAAAGCGATCGATAATCCGCTCTCAGAAGGGTTGGCATACGAACGAAACTGTTTTTATCTGCTGTTTGCCAGCGAAGACCAAACGGAAGGTATGAGAGCATTTGTAGAGAAACGTAAACCAAAATTTACGGGACGGTAG
- the paaD gene encoding 1,2-phenylacetyl-CoA epoxidase subunit PaaD, with protein sequence MTSFTHALESEVWKGLQEVSDPEIPSISIVEMGMVNGVRVEDNHVSIEFTPTFVGCPALKIIEKNIIDRISAIPGVESVDVQFVFEPRWTTDRISESGREKLRKFGILPPPKRAEDAWEIECPYCNSKNTTLDNLFGPTACRSIAYCRDCRNPFEAIKPI encoded by the coding sequence ATGACATCCTTTACGCATGCGCTTGAGAGTGAGGTATGGAAAGGGTTACAAGAAGTAAGCGATCCGGAAATACCGAGTATCAGTATCGTGGAAATGGGAATGGTCAACGGCGTGCGCGTCGAGGACAATCATGTTTCTATCGAATTTACCCCGACGTTCGTCGGTTGCCCGGCATTAAAGATCATTGAGAAAAATATCATTGATCGGATTTCGGCCATACCTGGCGTTGAAAGCGTTGATGTTCAGTTTGTGTTCGAACCTCGCTGGACTACCGATCGAATCAGCGAATCAGGAAGGGAAAAGTTACGCAAGTTTGGGATACTGCCACCCCCCAAGCGAGCGGAAGATGCTTGGGAAATCGAGTGTCCCTATTGCAACTCCAAGAATACGACGCTGGATAATCTGTTCGGTCCGACCGCATGTCGAAGCATCGCGTATTGCCGGGATTGCAGGAATCCATTTGAAGCCATAAAACCTATCTAA
- a CDS encoding enoyl-CoA hydratase-related protein: MYETIMYEITEGIAKITLNRPDKFNAFTEQMHKELIDALKQAGKSQDVRCLVLTGAGKAFNAGQDLAEVQEGDVDFAGFLRERYNPLIMQIRQTEKPVIAAVNGVAAGAGMSLALASDIRLASEKASFINAFVNIGLVPDSGGCYFLPRIVGIGKALELAMTGSKVTAEEAYRIGLVNHVFPADSFEADVMEYAIKLAKLPTKAIGLIKRAMYKGLHMTLEETLEYEAYTQQIAGNTEDHKEGVSAFFEKRNPVFKGK; the protein is encoded by the coding sequence ATGTATGAGACCATTATGTACGAGATAACAGAAGGAATCGCGAAAATCACACTGAATCGTCCGGACAAATTTAATGCATTCACAGAGCAAATGCATAAAGAATTGATCGATGCGCTCAAACAAGCGGGAAAAAGTCAGGATGTCCGTTGCCTTGTGTTGACGGGAGCCGGCAAGGCGTTCAATGCTGGACAAGATCTTGCTGAAGTACAAGAAGGCGACGTTGATTTTGCCGGTTTCTTGCGCGAGCGTTATAACCCTTTGATCATGCAAATCCGTCAAACGGAGAAACCGGTCATTGCTGCGGTCAACGGGGTGGCCGCGGGTGCAGGGATGAGTTTGGCTTTGGCTAGCGATATTCGGCTTGCTTCGGAAAAAGCATCTTTTATCAACGCTTTTGTCAATATCGGCTTAGTTCCAGATTCGGGCGGCTGTTATTTCCTTCCGAGGATTGTGGGAATCGGCAAAGCTCTGGAATTGGCAATGACGGGCAGCAAGGTAACAGCTGAAGAAGCGTACCGGATCGGGCTGGTCAACCATGTTTTTCCTGCAGACAGTTTCGAAGCTGATGTGATGGAATATGCGATCAAATTGGCAAAATTGCCGACCAAAGCGATCGGATTGATCAAACGTGCGATGTACAAAGGTCTTCATATGACGTTAGAAGAGACCTTGGAATATGAAGCGTATACCCAACAGATCGCGGGCAACACGGAAGATCATAAGGAAGGTGTTTCTGCATTTTTTGAGAAACGGAACCCAGTCTTCAAAGGAAAATAA
- a CDS encoding 3-hydroxyacyl-CoA dehydrogenase NAD-binding domain-containing protein, with amino-acid sequence MATYRLGVVGAGTMGAGIALVCARKGHHVSLLDANQTALEKAMSYIQSVLLRDEEKGKISGQQKEAIFQSIHPVQEIGQLAECDIVIEAVSERLDLKKSIFRSLTEICRTDALLLTNTSSLSITEIAGGLPHPERILGLHFFNPAPVMPLVEVIRGKKSGEKEIECVYQFAKDLGKVPVLANDTPGFIVNRVARPFYNEALRILGDRVASVEQIDQIMKLAGGFKMGPFELQDLIGIDVNFAVTESVYSSFFHEGRFRPSRLQQRMVQAGTIGRKSGEGYYDYNN; translated from the coding sequence GTGGCCACTTATCGTCTTGGCGTGGTTGGTGCAGGCACCATGGGTGCGGGTATAGCTCTCGTTTGTGCGCGCAAAGGACATCATGTTTCTTTGCTCGATGCCAATCAGACCGCTTTGGAGAAAGCGATGTCTTATATTCAATCCGTTCTTTTAAGGGATGAGGAAAAAGGAAAGATCTCGGGTCAGCAAAAAGAAGCGATCTTCCAATCGATACATCCTGTGCAAGAAATCGGACAACTTGCCGAGTGCGATATTGTCATCGAAGCGGTGTCAGAGCGTTTGGATCTGAAGAAATCGATATTTCGCTCATTGACGGAGATTTGCCGAACTGATGCACTGCTCTTGACGAATACATCATCCCTGTCCATCACGGAAATCGCAGGCGGATTGCCGCATCCGGAACGGATTTTGGGGTTGCATTTCTTTAACCCGGCACCCGTTATGCCGCTAGTGGAAGTCATCCGCGGAAAAAAATCGGGCGAAAAAGAAATTGAATGTGTTTACCAGTTTGCCAAAGATCTCGGAAAAGTACCTGTTCTCGCGAATGACACGCCTGGATTTATCGTCAATCGCGTAGCCCGCCCTTTTTATAATGAAGCTTTACGCATTCTCGGCGACCGTGTAGCTTCTGTGGAACAGATTGATCAAATCATGAAATTGGCGGGCGGCTTCAAGATGGGGCCGTTTGAGCTGCAAGACCTGATTGGTATCGATGTGAATTTTGCAGTCACGGAATCTGTTTACTCCAGCTTTTTCCATGAAGGGCGTTTCAGACCGAGCCGCCTTCAACAACGGATGGTTCAGGCGGGGACGATCGGAAGAAAGTCGGGTGAAGGGTATTATGATTACAACAACTAA
- the hemL gene encoding glutamate-1-semialdehyde 2,1-aminomutase — protein MHRGYDRSTARFAEAKKYLPGGVNSPVRAFKSVSMTPIFIDHGKGSKVYDVDGNEYIDYILSWGPLILGHCHPAVQTALRSAIEKGISFGVPTTIETDMAKLVCERVPSVEVVRMVNSGTEATMSALRLARGFTKRELIVKFIGSYHGSADSLLIKAGSGVAALGLPDSPGVPESVASKTIAVPYNDLESVKKVFAQFGEEIAAVIVEPVAGNMGVVPPVPGFLEGLRELTRTYGALLIFDEVMTGFRVDLHCAQGRFGVTPDLTTMGKVIGGGMPVGAYGGREEIMRQIAPDGPVYQAGTLSGNPLAMAAGFATLTEMGKPGMYEELERKASRLSEGLAANAKETGIPLAINRVGSMVGVFFTDQEVIDYETAKTSNVDRFRKYFRLMLEQGILLPPSQFEGMFLSTEHSDEDIERTIEAHLRALKQL, from the coding sequence ATGCATAGAGGATACGATCGATCAACGGCCCGCTTCGCGGAAGCAAAAAAATATTTACCGGGCGGTGTCAACAGTCCGGTGCGCGCCTTCAAATCGGTGAGTATGACTCCTATCTTTATCGACCATGGAAAAGGCTCGAAAGTTTATGATGTCGACGGCAATGAATATATCGATTACATATTATCTTGGGGACCGTTGATTCTAGGGCATTGCCACCCTGCAGTACAGACGGCTTTGCGGTCAGCGATTGAGAAGGGAATAAGCTTTGGCGTTCCAACGACAATTGAAACCGATATGGCCAAACTCGTATGCGAACGGGTACCCTCCGTAGAAGTTGTCCGCATGGTCAATTCGGGAACGGAAGCGACGATGAGTGCCCTGCGGTTGGCACGAGGATTTACGAAGAGGGAATTGATCGTCAAGTTCATTGGCAGTTATCACGGCAGTGCCGATAGCTTATTAATCAAAGCGGGATCTGGAGTTGCCGCATTAGGACTGCCGGATAGCCCCGGGGTACCCGAATCTGTCGCATCCAAAACCATCGCAGTTCCTTATAACGATTTGGAGAGTGTAAAAAAAGTTTTTGCACAGTTTGGAGAAGAGATCGCTGCTGTTATTGTTGAACCGGTAGCCGGAAATATGGGTGTTGTCCCGCCGGTTCCAGGCTTTTTGGAAGGGCTGCGCGAATTGACCCGCACGTACGGTGCCTTGTTGATTTTTGATGAAGTGATGACAGGCTTTCGTGTCGACCTTCATTGTGCACAAGGCCGATTCGGGGTGACACCGGACTTGACAACCATGGGAAAAGTGATCGGAGGAGGAATGCCGGTCGGCGCGTACGGTGGTAGAGAAGAAATCATGCGGCAGATCGCACCTGATGGACCTGTCTATCAAGCGGGCACGCTTTCCGGCAATCCGCTCGCTATGGCTGCCGGGTTTGCCACATTAACTGAAATGGGTAAGCCGGGCATGTACGAAGAATTGGAACGCAAAGCTTCGCGTCTCTCTGAAGGCCTCGCTGCGAACGCAAAAGAAACGGGAATCCCTCTCGCCATCAACCGTGTGGGCTCGATGGTCGGCGTCTTTTTTACAGACCAAGAAGTGATCGACTATGAAACGGCAAAAACATCAAATGTTGATCGTTTTCGCAAATATTTTCGTTTGATGCTAGAGCAGGGGATTTTGCTTCCTCCTTCCCAGTTTGAGGGTATGTTTCTATCGACAGAGCATAGTGACGAAGATATTGAACGCACAATTGAGGCACATCTTCGCGCATTGAAACAACTTTGA
- a CDS encoding 1,2-phenylacetyl-CoA epoxidase subunit B — MAEKIDNNKDFAVFEVFSQKNPKSPFVHQFSLLAPNHEMAMALARENFLRRESCTNLWVIKRDDIYVLPPEERKALERMDNKDYRETKGYGELQARWRYHREQYEKNASAKK; from the coding sequence ATGGCAGAGAAAATCGATAACAATAAAGACTTCGCGGTTTTTGAAGTTTTCAGCCAGAAAAATCCGAAGAGCCCGTTCGTTCATCAATTCAGTCTGCTTGCGCCCAATCATGAAATGGCGATGGCATTGGCAAGAGAAAATTTTTTGCGACGAGAATCTTGTACGAACCTATGGGTGATCAAAAGGGACGACATCTATGTTCTACCGCCTGAAGAGCGTAAAGCATTGGAACGGATGGATAACAAGGATTATCGAGAGACGAAAGGGTATGGAGAACTGCAAGCGCGCTGGCGGTATCACAGAGAACAATATGAGAAAAATGCTTCAGCGAAGAAATAG
- a CDS encoding NAD-dependent succinate-semialdehyde dehydrogenase, which translates to MAEQKLMYINGEWVKAENGETIEILNPATGESVGVVSYGDGRDAAKAVAAAAEAFAGWSKLTARERSKYLYNMYELVRNHRDELAGIISAEMGKPVREAKGEVLGAADNFMWYAEEAKRIYGDTIPSSVPNKRIMVIRQPVGVVAAITPWNFPVNMIARKLAPALAAGCTVVLKPAESTPLSAIRLFELFEQAGFPKGVVNLVIGKPESVGQEFIDNPKVRKIAFTGSTRVGKLLMEGAAKHVKRVSLELGGHAPFIVFDDANLDAAVEGLFESKYRNSGQMCICTNRLYVHEAVLDAFTNKLVERLKKAKVGDGRNKDTEIGPLVNERALNKVLDHIDDAKAKGGRIVCGGHRLTEGDYSKGFFIEPTVIVDVTQEMKICHEETFGPVVPIIPFKDEASVVAMANDSNYGLAAYVYTENNSRCFRMAESLEYGIVGINDGAPTQTQAPFGGFKESGIGREGGYYAMEGFLEIKFVSFGI; encoded by the coding sequence ATGGCGGAGCAAAAATTGATGTATATCAACGGAGAATGGGTTAAGGCAGAAAACGGGGAAACAATTGAAATCTTGAACCCTGCGACAGGTGAGTCTGTTGGGGTAGTGAGCTACGGGGATGGCCGAGATGCCGCCAAGGCGGTTGCAGCGGCAGCTGAAGCGTTTGCGGGTTGGTCAAAACTGACCGCGAGAGAGCGCTCCAAGTATTTATATAATATGTATGAACTTGTTCGTAATCATAGGGATGAGTTGGCTGGCATCATTTCGGCAGAAATGGGCAAGCCTGTGCGGGAAGCGAAAGGAGAAGTGCTTGGAGCAGCCGATAACTTTATGTGGTATGCGGAGGAAGCGAAACGTATTTATGGAGATACCATCCCCTCCTCCGTACCCAACAAGCGTATCATGGTGATTCGTCAACCTGTCGGTGTGGTTGCCGCTATCACTCCATGGAATTTCCCTGTGAACATGATTGCACGAAAGCTTGCACCTGCTTTGGCAGCGGGTTGTACCGTCGTCTTGAAACCGGCGGAAAGCACTCCATTAAGTGCGATTCGATTGTTTGAGTTGTTTGAGCAAGCCGGATTTCCTAAGGGAGTAGTCAATCTCGTGATCGGGAAACCAGAATCCGTAGGGCAGGAGTTCATAGATAATCCGAAAGTGCGTAAAATTGCCTTCACCGGATCGACGCGGGTTGGCAAACTGCTTATGGAAGGTGCGGCGAAACATGTGAAGCGGGTAAGTCTGGAATTAGGCGGCCACGCTCCATTTATTGTATTCGATGACGCCAATCTGGATGCCGCTGTTGAAGGATTGTTTGAAAGTAAATACCGTAATTCCGGGCAAATGTGTATCTGCACCAACCGACTGTACGTTCATGAGGCAGTACTCGATGCTTTTACCAATAAACTGGTAGAAAGACTAAAGAAGGCGAAAGTTGGAGACGGCCGAAACAAAGATACAGAAATTGGCCCGTTAGTGAACGAACGTGCACTTAACAAAGTATTAGATCATATCGATGATGCGAAAGCAAAAGGAGGACGCATCGTTTGCGGGGGTCATCGATTGACTGAGGGAGATTACAGCAAAGGGTTTTTTATCGAACCCACAGTTATTGTCGATGTAACGCAAGAGATGAAAATCTGTCATGAAGAAACCTTCGGGCCCGTCGTGCCTATCATTCCATTTAAAGATGAAGCTTCTGTCGTGGCAATGGCGAACGACTCTAACTATGGTTTGGCCGCTTATGTTTATACCGAGAATAATAGTCGCTGTTTCCGAATGGCAGAATCCTTAGAATATGGTATTGTCGGTATCAATGACGGTGCCCCGACCCAAACGCAAGCACCTTTTGGTGGTTTTAAGGAAAGCGGGATTGGACGGGAAGGCGGTTACTACGCAATGGAAGGCTTTTTGGAAATCAAATTTGTCTCCTTTGGGATTTGA
- a CDS encoding 3-hydroxyacyl-CoA dehydrogenase family protein has protein sequence MITTTKAVLLAGESPLFAELKQTLEEHNYEVVSLERIEECGDRLLCAVEVTNVDLDLKRSLIETIDQRVPVEVPVITSTLSITATEVASWTKHPERICGFGTFVPLSERQLIEIAPALQSEKQAVEKTERFFRELGKQVAVVDDEVGLVFPRVLSLIINEAVFTVMEGTATPEDIDIAMKKGTNYPYGPLEWADRIGLDEVYAVIRGLHRDLCEERYRPAPLLRKMVLAGRMGVRSGRGFYSY, from the coding sequence ATGATTACAACAACTAAAGCGGTTCTACTCGCGGGAGAGAGCCCCCTGTTCGCCGAATTGAAACAAACGCTCGAAGAGCACAATTATGAAGTCGTATCGTTGGAGAGAATCGAAGAGTGTGGGGATCGTTTGCTATGCGCGGTAGAGGTGACGAATGTTGACCTCGATCTCAAGCGCTCACTGATCGAAACGATTGATCAACGGGTGCCGGTAGAGGTTCCTGTCATCACCTCCACCTTATCGATAACGGCTACCGAAGTGGCCTCATGGACGAAGCATCCGGAGCGCATTTGCGGTTTTGGCACTTTTGTTCCTCTATCAGAAAGGCAATTGATTGAGATCGCCCCCGCTTTACAATCGGAAAAGCAAGCGGTTGAAAAGACAGAGCGTTTTTTCCGCGAGCTTGGTAAACAAGTGGCGGTGGTCGACGACGAGGTTGGCTTAGTCTTTCCGCGTGTGTTGTCTCTCATCATTAATGAAGCGGTATTTACCGTGATGGAAGGCACGGCGACCCCTGAAGATATCGACATCGCAATGAAAAAAGGCACCAACTACCCTTATGGTCCGTTGGAATGGGCGGATCGCATCGGGCTAGATGAAGTGTACGCTGTCATTCGTGGATTGCACCGGGATCTGTGCGAAGAGAGGTACCGGCCGGCTCCATTGCTCCGCAAGATGGTTTTGGCAGGAAGAATGGGAGTCAGAAGCGGGCGCGGATTTTATTCCTATTAA
- the paaA gene encoding 1,2-phenylacetyl-CoA epoxidase subunit PaaA, with amino-acid sequence MQEFLDRLDRGEKIEADDWMPDDYRQQLVKLIAMHAISEIMGALPEKEWVPKAPTLHRKLAIMAKVQDEMGHGQLLLRVAEDLIAPWGKTREDLIQDLFYGTLKFHNVFHMSAPTWADAGLIGWLVDGAAIITQTMSLDTSYAPYARALQRICAEEKFHMQHGESVILALAEGTKEQRQMLQDALNRWWPALLMFFGPPENGKISSNQEKNIRYKIRTQTNEQLRQAFFSKYVPQIWHIGLTIPDETIHFDEETGVWHYQQPDWDEFKRIVSGHGPRSKERLLLRRMSYEDSQWVRDALLYHQRSVS; translated from the coding sequence ATGCAAGAATTTCTCGATCGGTTGGATCGTGGAGAAAAGATTGAAGCAGACGACTGGATGCCTGATGATTACCGGCAACAACTGGTGAAATTGATCGCTATGCACGCGATCAGTGAAATCATGGGAGCGCTGCCGGAAAAAGAATGGGTCCCCAAAGCGCCTACGCTGCATCGGAAATTGGCGATCATGGCCAAAGTACAAGATGAAATGGGACATGGACAATTGCTCCTGCGTGTCGCCGAGGATTTGATCGCACCTTGGGGGAAAACGCGGGAAGATCTGATTCAAGACTTATTTTACGGAACATTGAAATTTCACAACGTATTCCATATGTCGGCACCTACCTGGGCAGACGCCGGCTTGATCGGATGGTTGGTTGACGGAGCCGCTATCATCACGCAAACGATGTCATTGGATACTTCGTACGCTCCATATGCCCGAGCGTTACAGCGGATTTGCGCCGAAGAGAAGTTTCACATGCAGCACGGCGAAAGCGTGATCCTCGCCCTTGCGGAAGGGACTAAAGAACAAAGGCAAATGCTGCAAGATGCATTGAATCGTTGGTGGCCTGCACTGCTTATGTTTTTCGGACCGCCGGAAAACGGCAAAATCTCCAGTAACCAAGAGAAAAATATTCGTTACAAAATTCGCACCCAGACCAACGAGCAATTACGTCAAGCATTTTTCAGCAAGTATGTACCTCAAATTTGGCATATTGGTTTAACCATTCCTGACGAAACGATTCATTTCGATGAGGAAACGGGTGTGTGGCATTACCAGCAACCCGACTGGGATGAGTTCAAGCGCATCGTGAGCGGCCACGGTCCGAGATCAAAGGAACGCCTGCTCCTGAGAAGAATGTCTTACGAAGATAGCCAATGGGTCAGGGATGCATTGCTATACCATCAACGTTCCGTCAGTTAG
- the paaC gene encoding 1,2-phenylacetyl-CoA epoxidase subunit PaaC, translating into MTELQRVLDANQAKELEGFRDALVELLYQLADDDFILSYRGSEWLGLAPHIEEDVSFSSISQDTMGHAVAFYEMLESLGEGKADDLAQLRQPEAFRNAILVERPNGSGHYMEKPQYDWAYTVVRFYLYELFKQVRLESLVHSTYVPLAQLARKMMPELHYHLIHWSVWLKQLANSTDEAKSKMVNALQKAWVDLGDLFDLGPQADAIVQHGLIEGEELLRERWIHRVKQTLEVNRLPWFGKPVKGEYNGRAGKHTDDLVTALQTLSEVYRLDPAANW; encoded by the coding sequence ATGACGGAATTGCAGCGAGTGCTTGACGCAAACCAGGCGAAGGAACTTGAGGGATTCCGGGACGCACTGGTGGAATTGTTGTACCAACTAGCGGATGATGACTTTATCCTGAGTTATCGGGGATCGGAGTGGCTCGGTTTGGCGCCGCATATCGAAGAGGATGTATCTTTCTCCTCCATCTCCCAGGATACGATGGGACACGCAGTCGCTTTTTATGAAATGCTGGAGTCGCTGGGTGAAGGAAAAGCGGATGACCTGGCACAACTTCGCCAGCCGGAAGCGTTTCGCAACGCGATCTTGGTAGAACGCCCGAACGGATCCGGCCACTATATGGAGAAACCGCAATACGATTGGGCTTATACAGTTGTCCGCTTCTACCTTTACGAACTGTTTAAACAGGTTCGTTTGGAATCGCTTGTCCATTCCACATATGTTCCTTTAGCACAATTGGCTCGTAAAATGATGCCTGAATTGCATTATCATCTGATTCACTGGTCCGTATGGCTTAAGCAGTTGGCGAATAGCACAGATGAGGCGAAATCAAAGATGGTCAACGCTTTGCAAAAAGCGTGGGTGGACTTGGGAGATTTGTTCGATCTTGGGCCCCAAGCGGATGCCATCGTGCAGCACGGGTTGATCGAAGGGGAAGAGTTGTTGAGAGAGCGTTGGATCCATCGGGTGAAACAAACCCTGGAAGTCAACCGTTTGCCTTGGTTTGGCAAGCCGGTAAAAGGTGAGTATAACGGGCGTGCCGGGAAGCATACGGATGACCTGGTAACTGCCTTGCAAACGCTTTCCGAGGTATATCGTCTGGATCCCGCGGCGAACTGGTAA
- a CDS encoding thioesterase family protein: MKPGLHPGVKVEFEVTVTDDMRPAFDGKVVHDVMSTVSMIYFMEKAGRMLILPYLEEEEEGAGYAIDIKHVGPAVIGQSVRFSAICTGVTPKRVVCDVIAETDENLVGKGSFTQAIFQRRDMLRRIDELQEKTSIQAN; this comes from the coding sequence ATGAAACCGGGTTTACATCCAGGGGTGAAAGTCGAGTTTGAAGTCACCGTAACTGATGATATGCGTCCCGCTTTTGATGGTAAGGTTGTACATGATGTCATGTCCACCGTCTCGATGATTTACTTCATGGAAAAAGCGGGACGGATGTTGATTCTTCCTTATTTGGAAGAAGAAGAAGAAGGGGCGGGCTATGCCATCGATATCAAACACGTCGGTCCAGCGGTCATCGGACAGAGCGTTCGGTTTTCCGCCATCTGTACAGGAGTCACCCCTAAACGGGTGGTTTGCGATGTCATCGCAGAGACAGATGAAAACCTAGTAGGCAAAGGCTCTTTCACGCAAGCGATCTTTCAACGTCGAGACATGTTAAGGCGGATCGACGAACTGCAAGAGAAAACATCCATCCAAGCGAATTGA
- the pcaF gene encoding 3-oxoadipyl-CoA thiolase — MRTPVIVDAVRTPIGRYGGTLKDVRPDDLGAIVIRQLLERNPFDPELIDDVIFGCANQAGEDNRNVARMSLLLAGLPVSVPGVTVNRLCGSGLEAVNQCANAVAAGRGDVYIAGGTESMTRAPFVMMKAETGFPRGNIEMFDTTIGWRFINKRLADMYYPYSMGETAENVAERYGITREDQDRFALSSQQKYAKASAEGKFKDEIVPVEIHGRKGEVTLFVEDEHPRPDTTLEKLAKLKPAFRQGGTVTAGNSSGVNDGAAALLVMEEETAVRLGMRPRARIVASAVAGVDPAVMGIGPVFATRKVLKQAGLNVNDIDLIELNEAFAAQALACIRELDLDIERVNVNGGAIALGHPLGCSGARIMTTLLYEMERRGARYGLATMCIGVGQGIATIIERV; from the coding sequence ATGAGAACACCTGTGATTGTTGACGCCGTAAGAACGCCGATCGGACGATACGGAGGCACCTTGAAAGATGTCCGCCCTGATGATTTGGGAGCGATCGTTATTCGCCAATTACTGGAGCGGAATCCGTTCGATCCGGAATTGATCGACGATGTGATCTTTGGTTGTGCCAATCAAGCGGGTGAGGACAACAGGAATGTCGCACGCATGTCGTTATTGTTGGCAGGGTTGCCCGTTTCAGTTCCCGGCGTGACCGTCAATCGTCTATGCGGCTCCGGGCTCGAGGCGGTCAATCAGTGTGCCAATGCGGTAGCTGCCGGAAGAGGGGATGTCTATATCGCCGGAGGCACGGAAAGCATGACACGCGCTCCCTTCGTCATGATGAAAGCAGAGACCGGTTTTCCTCGCGGCAATATAGAAATGTTTGACACAACGATCGGCTGGAGGTTTATCAATAAAAGGTTGGCAGACATGTACTATCCGTACAGTATGGGAGAAACGGCCGAAAATGTGGCGGAACGATATGGTATCACCAGGGAGGACCAAGACCGATTTGCTCTCTCCAGCCAGCAAAAATATGCAAAAGCATCGGCTGAAGGAAAATTCAAGGATGAAATTGTCCCTGTAGAAATTCACGGTCGTAAAGGAGAAGTTACTCTCTTTGTTGAAGATGAACACCCTCGTCCTGATACCACGTTGGAAAAATTGGCGAAATTGAAACCAGCCTTCCGCCAGGGCGGAACTGTGACGGCAGGTAACTCATCGGGCGTAAATGATGGTGCAGCCGCACTCCTCGTGATGGAAGAGGAAACGGCTGTACGATTGGGAATGAGACCGAGAGCGCGAATCGTAGCATCCGCTGTTGCCGGAGTGGATCCCGCAGTTATGGGAATCGGGCCTGTATTTGCTACACGCAAAGTTCTGAAGCAAGCAGGATTAAACGTCAACGATATCGACCTGATCGAATTGAATGAAGCTTTTGCCGCACAAGCATTAGCGTGCATACGTGAGTTGGATCTCGATATCGAGCGCGTGAATGTAAACGGCGGAGCGATCGCCCTAGGTCATCCTCTCGGATGCAGTGGCGCGCGGATCATGACCACGTTGCTTTATGAAATGGAGAGAAGAGGGGCCCGTTACGGATTGGCAACGATGTGCATCGGTGTGGGTCAAGGAATCGCTACGATCATCGAGCGCGTCTAA